A stretch of DNA from Candidatus Binataceae bacterium:
CTGCTCCTGATGGACGCGCTCCGGCGCGCCTCGGCCAAGCGCATCACCGCCGTCATCCCCTACTTCGGCTACGCGCGCCAGGACCGCAAGGTCGCGCCGCGCGTGCCGATCAGCGCCAAGCTGGTCGCCGACTTGATCACCACCGCAGGCGCGCAGCGCGTGCTCACGGTCGACCTCCATGCCGGCCAGATCCAGGGCTTTTTCAATATTCCGGTGGACAACCTCTACGCGATGCCGGTCCTGATCCAGTACCTGCGCAAGCGCCTGGAGGGCCGCCGCGTTTCGGTCGTCTCGCCCGACGCCGGCGGCGTGGAACGGGCGCGCGCCTTCGCGCGCCGGCTGAACGCCAGCCTCGCGATTATCGACAAACGCCGCCCGCGCGCGAGCGAAGTCGCCGAAATGCAGCTGGTCGGCGAAGTGCGCGATTCCTCGGCGCTGCTGGTCGACGACATGATCGATACCGCCGGCACGGTTACCGAGGCGGCGAAGGTGGTGATGAACGCCGGCGCGACCGAGGTGCTGGCCTGCGCGACCCATCCGATCCTCTCGGACCCGGCCTGCGAGCGGCTGAACAAATCGCGCATCAAGGAGTTGATCACGACCAATACGATCCCGCTGCGGGCCAAGGCGCAAGCGGAACTCGGCTCGCTCAAGGTGTTGTCGGTCGCAAGCCTTATAGCGGAAGCTATCCGGCGCATACATAATGAAGAGTCGGTGAGCTCGCTTTTTACCTGAGGGGAACGGGCCCCCGCGGCTCACGCGCTTTACTCCGAACGGATTTGCTCCGATCGAACGCCAATTTTTTCAAGTCCAATTATTTCAAGTGAGGACGTGATGGAGACTGTCGAACTGGCCGCCGAAAAGAGAGAGATGCGGCCCAAGAACCTCCGCAACAAACTGCGCCGCGAAGGCCACATTCCGGCCGTGCTCTACGGACCCAAGACCACGCCGACCCCGATCGCGATAAGCGGCGTCGAACTGCGCTCCCGCGTCTCCGCCAGCGCCCGCCAGCGCCTGATCAAGCTCAGGTCGAGCTCCCCCGAGCTCAACGACCGCCACGTTATCGTCAAGGAGATCCAGCGCGCTCCCGTGAGCGGAAACTTTCTCCATGCCGACCTGTACGAAGTCGATCTTGCGCAGCCGCTGCGCGTGTCTGTGCCGCTGCGCTTCGTCGGGAGGGCCCACGGCGTCGGCGAGGGCGGCATCCTGGGACCGCTCGTGCGCGAGGTCGAGGTTGAGTGCCTGCCGCTCGAGATACCCGAGGTCGTCGAGGTCGACGTGACCGCGCTCGACATCCATGACGTGATTCACATTTCCGCTATAAGCTTCGCCGCAAACGTTAAGCCGATCTTCGATGCCGACTATCCGGTGGTGACGGTGCTGCCGCCGACCGTCGCCGAAGCGCCGGTCGCCGCTGCTGCGGCCGAAGGCGCGCCAGCCGAGGGCGCCCCGGCTGCCGAAGGCGCGGCAGCCGCA
This window harbors:
- a CDS encoding ribose-phosphate pyrophosphokinase, which translates into the protein MPERAKDELEIFTGNSNPALAREVCEHLAVRLGEAEVGHFPDGEVMVEVRENVRGGDCFVLQSICTPPNENLMELLLLMDALRRASAKRITAVIPYFGYARQDRKVAPRVPISAKLVADLITTAGAQRVLTVDLHAGQIQGFFNIPVDNLYAMPVLIQYLRKRLEGRRVSVVSPDAGGVERARAFARRLNASLAIIDKRRPRASEVAEMQLVGEVRDSSALLVDDMIDTAGTVTEAAKVVMNAGATEVLACATHPILSDPACERLNKSRIKELITTNTIPLRAKAQAELGSLKVLSVASLIAEAIRRIHNEESVSSLFT
- a CDS encoding 50S ribosomal protein L25, producing METVELAAEKREMRPKNLRNKLRREGHIPAVLYGPKTTPTPIAISGVELRSRVSASARQRLIKLRSSSPELNDRHVIVKEIQRAPVSGNFLHADLYEVDLAQPLRVSVPLRFVGRAHGVGEGGILGPLVREVEVECLPLEIPEVVEVDVTALDIHDVIHISAISFAANVKPIFDADYPVVTVLPPTVAEAPVAAAAAEGAPAEGAPAAEGAAAATAAAPEGGAKGAAKEATPAEKGGGKKG